A window of the Palleronia sp. LCG004 genome harbors these coding sequences:
- a CDS encoding DUF3772 domain-containing protein, whose protein sequence is MILRALLVVLFWIACATLSLAQDANPSERVDWDAVAERAAGLLDAEDASADLLDETRAQLAEQRADALEIAERGSVRAQSLAAQIEALGPPPPDGVPEPGPLAERRNELETALAEANAPVLDARAAYLRADLLIARLDARLLDQAVASLVERMPSPLLPRNWSALTDDLRQLLPADGEEVELQEELPPMAAWSAGLAFLAAALGLIFVAEPLVTNGLERLQHRSHQRMRYRLVAALTLLLRLFIPGLGLLLIFLAPAVLVVEFPNHTRLIVAAATALLGLSSAHVLGRALFAPRRAVLRPFDLDDVMARRGYGLSLLLGVFLSVDAMFEGLEQEIAFAPASQSVLSLIVVVAGAIPVFRLGTFLRHLDSPAHADAELGDDLRRLFARFVQGAAIVALLAALIGYVNLARFALEPTVTTIGLVAVLLFLRALVIGVLVNGIDRTTPDEDEAGALVPVVVSILLSLAALPLLALIWGARGSDLSEAWRVVTAGIRVGDATLSLTSIAVLVVVFFAGLIATRFTQRFLRQSVFRHSHLDRGVRSSVVTGAGYVGVTLAALIALSTAGISLSSLAVVFGALSVGIGFGLQPVVSNFVSGLILLIERPVKEGDWIEVSGHSGYVRKIAVRSTRIETFDRFDVIVPNSDLIAGVVKNMTLTSKEGRIIIPIGVAYGSDVARVREILLAASARRPEVLAIPSPTVLFTDLGDSRLEFELRCYLRDVNTLLIARSELLFDIYAELVEAGIEIPVPQRGLTLAGLDEIGEAIKGLAKPG, encoded by the coding sequence TTGATACTGCGCGCGTTGCTGGTCGTGCTGTTCTGGATCGCATGTGCCACCTTATCGCTCGCGCAGGACGCCAATCCGTCCGAGAGGGTTGACTGGGACGCGGTGGCCGAACGTGCGGCCGGTCTTCTCGATGCCGAAGATGCAAGCGCCGACCTGCTGGACGAAACGCGTGCGCAACTTGCCGAGCAGCGCGCTGACGCCTTGGAGATCGCCGAGCGCGGATCGGTCCGGGCCCAGTCGCTGGCTGCGCAGATCGAGGCTCTGGGACCGCCACCTCCGGACGGCGTGCCGGAGCCCGGCCCGCTGGCCGAACGTCGGAATGAACTGGAAACGGCGCTCGCCGAAGCCAATGCGCCCGTCCTCGATGCGCGAGCGGCCTACCTGCGTGCCGATCTCCTGATCGCCCGCCTCGACGCAAGGCTGCTCGACCAGGCTGTCGCCAGCCTTGTCGAGCGTATGCCCAGCCCGCTGCTGCCCCGAAACTGGAGCGCGCTCACCGACGACTTGCGACAGCTTCTTCCTGCAGATGGAGAGGAGGTAGAGCTCCAGGAGGAGTTGCCGCCGATGGCCGCGTGGAGCGCCGGGCTTGCCTTTCTGGCCGCGGCGTTGGGCCTCATCTTCGTGGCGGAGCCGTTGGTCACCAATGGGCTCGAGCGCCTCCAACACCGAAGCCACCAGCGCATGCGGTACCGCCTGGTCGCGGCCCTGACGCTTCTGTTGCGATTGTTCATCCCCGGATTGGGGCTGCTCCTCATATTTCTGGCCCCGGCGGTGCTGGTTGTCGAGTTTCCAAATCACACCAGGCTCATCGTTGCTGCGGCAACCGCGCTTCTCGGGCTGAGCAGCGCTCATGTCCTCGGTCGCGCGCTGTTCGCTCCACGGCGCGCCGTGCTGCGGCCCTTCGACCTCGACGATGTCATGGCCCGCAGGGGCTATGGGCTGAGCCTCCTGCTCGGGGTGTTCCTGTCGGTGGACGCAATGTTCGAAGGGCTGGAGCAGGAGATCGCGTTCGCCCCGGCAAGTCAGTCGGTCCTGTCTCTGATCGTGGTCGTTGCGGGTGCAATTCCCGTTTTCCGGCTCGGGACGTTCCTGCGCCACCTCGATTCACCCGCGCATGCGGATGCCGAGCTGGGCGACGACCTGCGCCGTCTTTTCGCACGCTTCGTGCAGGGGGCGGCGATCGTGGCGCTGCTCGCGGCTCTCATAGGGTATGTGAACCTCGCACGCTTCGCGCTCGAGCCCACGGTGACGACGATCGGCCTCGTGGCGGTTCTGCTGTTCCTCCGCGCGCTGGTGATCGGTGTCCTGGTCAACGGCATCGACAGGACCACGCCGGATGAGGACGAGGCCGGCGCCTTGGTTCCCGTGGTCGTTTCCATACTCCTGTCCCTAGCTGCCCTGCCGTTGCTCGCCTTGATCTGGGGCGCGCGGGGGAGCGACCTTTCCGAAGCGTGGCGAGTGGTCACGGCAGGGATAAGGGTCGGAGACGCGACCCTGTCCCTGACCTCGATCGCGGTTCTCGTCGTGGTTTTCTTCGCCGGTCTCATCGCGACGCGGTTCACCCAGCGGTTCCTGCGCCAGTCCGTGTTCCGCCATTCGCACCTCGACCGCGGGGTCCGTTCGTCGGTCGTGACGGGTGCGGGCTATGTGGGGGTGACGCTGGCAGCGCTGATTGCGCTGTCGACCGCCGGTATCAGCCTTTCGAGCCTTGCCGTCGTGTTCGGCGCACTTTCGGTCGGGATCGGTTTCGGGCTCCAGCCGGTGGTTTCCAATTTCGTGTCGGGTCTCATCCTGCTGATCGAGCGTCCGGTAAAGGAGGGGGACTGGATCGAGGTCTCGGGCCATTCCGGCTACGTCCGCAAGATCGCGGTCCGCTCCACGCGGATCGAGACTTTCGACCGGTTCGACGTGATCGTCCCGAACTCCGATCTGATCGCGGGCGTGGTCAAGAACATGACGCTAACGTCGAAGGAAGGACGGATAATCATCCCGATCGGAGTTGCCTACGGCAGCGACGTCGCACGTGTTCGGGAGATACTTCTGGCCGCATCGGCGCGGCGACCCGAAGTGCTGGCCATCCCCTCGCCGACGGTTCTGTTCACGGATCTCGGCGACAGCCGGCTGGAATTCGAGCTGCGCTGCTATCTGAGAGACGTGAATACCTTGCTGATCGCGCGCTCGGAACTCCTGTTCGACATCTACGCCGAGCTGGTCGAGGCGGGCATCGAGATCCCGGTCCCCCAGCGCGGCCTGACCCTCGCCGGGCTCGACGAAATAGGCGAAGCGATCAAGGGACTTGCGAAACCAGGCTGA
- a CDS encoding TetR/AcrR family transcriptional regulator has translation MAGRPRSIDRDKVLNAAEALVIAEGASALSFDAVAKAAGITKGGVQYAFGTRDNLIRSMITRWEDAFDADVARRSGPDPSGRALILGHLAAMRDAEEADHSRAAVAVTTLLQHPDRLSETRDWYAARLAGLDLTDPDDRRLATSFLAAEGAFLLKAFGLLALSETEWKALFDDMLSANASDPADAPREDD, from the coding sequence ATGGCCGGACGTCCCCGCTCTATCGATCGTGACAAGGTTCTGAATGCCGCCGAGGCGCTCGTGATTGCAGAGGGCGCGTCCGCGCTCAGCTTCGACGCCGTGGCGAAAGCCGCGGGGATCACCAAGGGCGGCGTGCAATATGCCTTCGGGACGCGCGACAATCTGATCCGGTCGATGATCACCCGCTGGGAAGACGCCTTCGACGCGGACGTGGCCCGGCGCTCCGGGCCCGATCCTTCGGGTCGGGCGCTGATCCTGGGACACCTCGCGGCGATGCGGGATGCAGAGGAGGCGGATCATTCCCGTGCCGCCGTGGCGGTAACCACGCTTCTGCAGCACCCCGATCGGCTGTCGGAGACGCGCGATTGGTATGCCGCGCGCCTCGCGGGTCTCGACCTGACGGACCCGGACGATCGGCGGCTTGCGACCAGCTTCCTCGCCGCCGAGGGCGCATTCCTGCTGAAGGCCTTCGGTTTGCTGGCTCTTTCCGAGACCGAATGGAAGGCGCTGTTCGACGATATGCTTTCCGCCAATGCGTCCGATCCGGCGGATGCGCCACGAGAGGACGACTGA
- a CDS encoding CPBP family intramembrane glutamic endopeptidase produces the protein MREAPRFLLKRRRNLPRDNRIGWALVTLALWTAITFGGAELFVSDDQSLDAFVTRGILWQIVCAGMMLVAVIAWRGWNDLGFRAPIPGTLKLLWLPILLVALQFTFALLLGLPDSATILLIFVNTLFVGFSEETMFRGVLYRALCERLRIWPAILVTSSVFGAVHVLNGFITGEFESAIYQAIMAGSTGLLLMAIVLRTGSLWAAIAWHAAWDAALLLIAEGMPDPDASNGSELANSGGWTTILIPLALVLPNLLYALWLLRHVHHVPAPANAKAE, from the coding sequence ATGAGAGAGGCACCACGTTTCTTGCTGAAACGACGCAGAAACCTGCCGCGTGACAATCGGATCGGGTGGGCGCTTGTCACGCTGGCGCTCTGGACGGCGATCACCTTCGGCGGTGCCGAATTGTTCGTGTCCGATGATCAATCGCTGGATGCGTTCGTCACGCGCGGTATCCTGTGGCAGATCGTCTGCGCCGGAATGATGCTCGTCGCCGTGATCGCGTGGCGCGGCTGGAATGACCTCGGCTTTCGCGCGCCGATACCTGGAACGTTGAAACTGCTATGGCTGCCGATACTGCTGGTAGCGCTGCAATTCACCTTTGCCCTGCTCCTCGGACTTCCCGACTCCGCGACGATCCTCCTGATCTTCGTGAACACCCTGTTCGTCGGCTTTTCCGAGGAAACCATGTTCCGGGGGGTGCTCTACCGGGCCCTGTGCGAACGTCTGCGCATATGGCCGGCAATCCTCGTGACGTCGTCGGTGTTCGGCGCGGTTCATGTTCTGAACGGTTTCATCACAGGCGAATTCGAGAGCGCCATATACCAGGCGATCATGGCAGGTAGCACCGGGCTCCTGCTGATGGCGATCGTGTTGCGGACCGGTTCCCTCTGGGCCGCTATCGCCTGGCATGCGGCCTGGGATGCCGCGCTTCTCCTCATTGCAGAAGGAATGCCCGATCCGGACGCGTCGAATGGAAGCGAGCTCGCGAATTCGGGCGGATGGACAACGATTCTGATTCCGTTGGCGCTCGTTCTCCCCAACCTGCTTTATGCGCTTTGGCTCCTGCGCCATGTGCACCATGTGCCTGCGCCGGCGAACGCAAAGGCAGAATGA
- a CDS encoding M13 family metallopeptidase: protein MSSRTDTDRPVWRQTMRYRGVIPVACATVMGLAFAAASYAQEAGSSPVGPDRLSFSVENMDRSIDPGQDFYRYAAGGWLNRIERPEKFPRYGIFAITGELVQSQVSSILSVAEAEADTAPDGSPSQLVGKFYRAYMDTDRIDARGIAPIEEDLGRIDAMTGLADLVPFMVRMDRIGGPGVFLGFGHTEGTLDNSQYEFAFASAPFGIDSRFDSILAEPDDGVRLNAYRTYLAETLMVAGFPAGDASRIARNSVEIERALHAGVLLPVERRDPDIVYNPMTLGEVQEQIPEIDLSALLEAAGYPRSVENVVLYSPRYVPVLSEVLRTRSLEEIKEYLKLRLILKFSPVMSTAFQEPTLGLSTVLLGSAVLPPREETAYELVAANLAHPLGQLYVERHLTEDARTTAENMFARVKAAFADRIPTRDWLSEDTRAEAAAKLDTLTATMGRPDEWIDYSGLEIGSDPVGNLMAIAQFEHERYMAKFGGPVVRDAFNNSSTWPTTVNAAYNPGINGFEVPAAILQPPFFEPQKDAAVWFCRMGAILGHEMTHGFDSLGRRYDADGNLRDWWTPTDAANFERKAEKLVEQANSYEVAPGLMANGPLEVGENMADLGGITLAHIALMDYLEEHPEENVEIEGFTPEQRCFLSWAQNWASKSTDAYDRLLVEADPHAPSPYRAIAALQHLPAFYEAFGIKDGDPMWLPVEERITAW from the coding sequence GTGAGTTCACGGACTGATACCGACCGCCCCGTTTGGAGACAGACCATGAGATATAGAGGTGTCATTCCGGTTGCCTGCGCGACCGTCATGGGCCTTGCTTTCGCCGCTGCCTCGTATGCGCAAGAGGCAGGTTCGAGCCCGGTCGGACCTGACCGGCTCAGCTTCTCGGTGGAGAACATGGACAGGAGTATCGACCCGGGACAGGATTTCTATCGCTACGCGGCGGGCGGATGGCTCAATCGGATCGAGCGCCCGGAGAAATTCCCCAGATACGGAATCTTTGCGATCACCGGAGAGCTTGTGCAGTCTCAGGTAAGCTCGATCCTGTCGGTCGCCGAGGCCGAGGCCGACACTGCCCCGGATGGCAGCCCATCCCAACTGGTCGGGAAATTCTACCGCGCCTACATGGATACGGATCGGATCGACGCGCGCGGCATCGCGCCGATTGAGGAAGACCTTGGCCGGATCGACGCCATGACCGGCTTGGCGGACCTGGTTCCGTTCATGGTGCGGATGGATCGGATCGGCGGACCCGGCGTGTTTCTCGGCTTCGGTCACACGGAAGGAACGCTCGACAACAGCCAATATGAATTCGCCTTCGCGTCGGCACCTTTCGGAATCGACTCGCGCTTCGACAGCATCCTTGCCGAACCGGATGACGGCGTCCGACTGAACGCTTATCGAACGTATCTGGCCGAGACACTTATGGTGGCGGGCTTCCCTGCCGGCGACGCGAGCCGCATCGCCCGCAATTCCGTCGAGATCGAAAGGGCACTTCATGCCGGAGTCCTCTTGCCCGTAGAGCGGCGCGATCCCGATATCGTCTACAATCCCATGACGCTCGGCGAGGTGCAGGAACAGATTCCGGAAATTGACCTGTCGGCCTTGCTGGAGGCCGCGGGTTATCCGCGGAGCGTCGAGAATGTCGTGCTATATTCACCGCGCTATGTGCCGGTTCTGTCCGAGGTCCTGCGCACGCGGTCGCTGGAAGAGATCAAGGAGTATCTGAAGCTCAGATTGATCCTGAAATTCTCGCCGGTGATGTCGACCGCGTTTCAGGAACCGACCCTGGGATTGTCGACCGTGCTGCTGGGCAGCGCGGTCTTGCCGCCGCGCGAAGAAACAGCCTACGAGCTTGTCGCCGCCAATCTCGCCCATCCTCTGGGACAGCTTTACGTCGAGCGGCATCTGACGGAAGACGCCAGAACCACGGCGGAGAACATGTTCGCGCGGGTCAAGGCGGCCTTCGCCGACCGGATACCGACGCGTGACTGGCTGAGCGAGGACACTCGCGCCGAGGCTGCGGCGAAACTCGACACGCTCACCGCGACGATGGGCAGGCCGGACGAGTGGATCGACTATTCCGGCCTCGAGATCGGCAGCGATCCGGTTGGCAACCTCATGGCGATCGCGCAGTTCGAGCACGAACGCTACATGGCGAAGTTCGGCGGTCCGGTCGTGCGCGACGCGTTCAACAATTCCTCCACGTGGCCGACAACGGTCAATGCCGCCTACAATCCCGGCATCAATGGCTTCGAGGTGCCGGCGGCGATCCTGCAACCGCCATTCTTCGAGCCGCAGAAGGATGCGGCTGTCTGGTTCTGCCGGATGGGTGCCATTCTCGGCCATGAGATGACACATGGCTTCGACTCTCTCGGGCGGAGATATGACGCGGACGGCAATCTGCGGGATTGGTGGACCCCAACCGACGCGGCGAATTTCGAACGCAAAGCCGAGAAACTGGTGGAGCAAGCCAATTCCTACGAGGTCGCGCCGGGCCTCATGGCGAACGGGCCGCTCGAAGTCGGAGAGAACATGGCCGATCTGGGGGGCATCACGCTCGCCCATATCGCGCTGATGGACTATCTGGAGGAGCACCCGGAAGAGAACGTGGAGATCGAGGGTTTCACGCCCGAACAGCGATGTTTCCTGTCCTGGGCGCAGAACTGGGCGTCGAAATCGACTGACGCCTATGATCGCCTGCTCGTGGAAGCCGACCCCCACGCGCCATCGCCCTATCGCGCCATCGCAGCGCTTCAGCATCTTCCGGCATTCTACGAGGCATTCGGAATAAAGGACGGCGATCCGATGTGGTTGCCGGTCGAGGAGAGAATTACCGCCTGGTAA